Proteins co-encoded in one Acipenser ruthenus chromosome 3, fAciRut3.2 maternal haplotype, whole genome shotgun sequence genomic window:
- the LOC131696834 gene encoding uncharacterized protein LOC131696834 has product MGIMDCKLLLGVVLCMLLPLDAKAQAPPGTFVNECRDRYFWLTTKRNFLIGGNFRFDIIGNDGIHPLDDRYAASCGFTYSVNIPGDLIFRASFFACHVSSNSDSEFSLRFRFVRIDQFSRETYYPFSMTCSTTKQWYPREIVCEENYMEISVRRNVPVIAQEGMDTEDWHAALPAAQEAIMSVWQVVFHKTGQPAKSMNASVAQSRGYMINSTSSRILFRSPYNMPESEMLTVNGIQVEAIRATVFYKQRWMLLLVDTSAACTKNLGTFDGTHLAWVAPRVLTPLVLHIEKFQDKGIAMGVEGKLLDLATIRRRNYELKVNETFIDISVPYGAEGGYLKSRVINNQYNRIYAIDLYLEHQWADDQWEATQHRSFKPVRTPSIAETPFVVNNTIPAEKVFTVTLGIFNPDVELKNFTINGVPLTLPEAINQGIVLTEVQHPNGTKSFVLKVPFTHPLIPQKYIGNGVREFTLNINYTLNIIPENAPYFHPATIVCQIKDVVLPVIKGSCTEKSLVFEVTRGNMDHLWAMYIEKHQLTSELAAQRGYILTNQTKFILEVPLFSIGCIYEDISLRGLFVRVELTLIDIGTLVAVLSAVQRCQFPTKQLLVCMPNGVMTVVAVTMEPIPVVVPSKTTLLDKTCKPKEFDSTRALFTFTVNTCGTRSKIVENYLIYENEVVYTRALFPANAPVITRDSEYRLTIRCRYPLNDTMKLLAERKAVPAPYSKKSLGSLEFYPYSSEQRGPKARDVLNLKARLARDVTFSQFYREFPVSKSGLEPLFLEVVLLHHQNLADHLILRDCWATETPELDATPQWDLVTDGCLVSGDSYKTRFHPVSASALTKSPHHLKRLEVQAQSVANHALWHQMYFHCLAVVCASEKAGVCNETCIAGDKRSARSVELADSVKGYISAGPVQIVPEGEVASVQAAGATPPLVPYIPVLGVAVGVLLLAVVVFAAKAMRCWVSI; this is encoded by the exons ATGGGTATCATGGATTGTAAACTCCTTTTAGG AGTTGTATTGTGTATGCTGTTACCTTTGGATGCGAAGGCGCAAGCGCCACCAG GGACCTTTGTTAATGAGTGTCGGGACCGATACTTCTGGCTGACGACGAAAAGAAACTTCCTAATTGGAGGGAACTTTCGCTTCGATATCATTG GTAACGACGGCATTCACCCTCTGGACGATAGATACGCCGCATCCTGTGGCTTTACCTACTCTGTTAATATCCCCGGCGACCTGATATTCAGGGCTTCTTTCTTTGCTTGTCACGTCTCCAGCAAT AGTGATTCGGAGTTTAGCTTGAGGTTCCGTTTCGTTCGCATCGACCAGTTCAGCAGAGAGACTTACTACCCGTTCTCTATGACGTGCAGTACTACCAAGCAGTGGTACCCCCGCGAAATCGTCTGTGAAgagaactacatggag ATATCTGTAAGGAGAAATGTGCCAGTTATTGCTCAGGAGGGGATGGATACTGAAGACTGGCACGCTGCTCTCCCTGCA GCCCAGGAAGCTATCATGTCAGTGTGGCAGGTTGTGTTCCACAAGACCGGACAGCCAGCCAAATCCATGAATGCCTCCGTGGCCCAGTCTCGGGGCTACATGATCAACTCCACCTCCAGTAGGATCCTCTTCCGCTCGCCCTATAACATGCCGGAATCAGAAATGCTTACA GTTAATGGAATCCAAGTGGAAGCAATCCGGGCAACTGTCTTCTACAAGCAAAGGTGGATGCTGCTATTGGTGGACACTTCTGCTGCCTGTACCAAGA ATCTTGGCACTTTTGATGGTACACATTTGGCTTGGGTTGCACCCAGAGTCCTCACTCCACTGGTCCTGCATATAGAGAAGTTCCAGGACAAGGGTATTGCCATGGGTGTGGAGGGGAAGCTGCTTGACCTTGCCACTATCCGAAGACGGAACTATGAACTGAAAGTCAATGAGACTTTCATAGATATCTCTGTTCCTTATGGCGCGGAGGGTGGCTACCTGAag AGTCGTGTTATAAATAACCAGTACAACCGGATCTACGCCATTGACCTGTACCTTGAGCACCAGTGGGCAGATGACCAGTGGGAAGCGACCCAGCACCGTTCTTTCAAGCCAGTCCGCACCCCCTCTATTGCTGAGACCCCCTTTGTTGTCAACA ATACCATCCCAGCAGAAAAGGTCTTCACAGTGACCCTTGGCATCTTCAACCCTGATGTTGAGCTGAAGAACTTCACCATCAATGGGGTTCCTCTGACCCTTCCTGAGGCCATCAACCAAGGCATTGTGCTAACTGAGGTCCAGCACCCCAATGGCACCAAGTCTTTTGTCCTGAAGGTCCCCTTCACCCACCCACTCATCCCACAAAAG TATATTGGCAATGGTGTGAGGGAGTTCACCTTGAATATCAACTACACCTTGAACATCATCCCTGAGAATGCGCCTTATTTCCACCCTGCAACCATTGTGTGTCAGATTAAGGATGTCG TACTTCCTGTGATCAAGGGCTCTTGTACTGAAAAGAGCCTAGTCTTTGAAGTGACGCGTGGGAACATGGACCACCTCTGGGCCATGTACATTGAGAAACACCAGCTTACCTCTGAGCTGGCGGCTCAACGGGGCTACATCCTCACCAACCAGACCAAGTTTATTCTAGAGGTGCCGCTCTTCAGTATCGGCTGCATCTATGAG GATATCTCTCTCCGAGGCCTCTTTGTTCGAGTAGAACTGACCCTAATCGATATTGGGACACTCGTGGCAGTGCTGTCCGCTGTACAGCGCTGTCAATTTCCTACCAAGCAGCTGTTGG TGTGCATGCCTAATGGTGTGATGACGGTGGTGGCTGTCACCATGGAGCCCATACCAGTAGTGGTACCCAGCAAGACCACCCTGCTGGATAAGACCTGCAAACCCAAAGAGTTTGACTCAACCAGGGCTCTCTTCACCTTCACTGTCAACACGTGTGGGACCAGGAGCAAG ATTGTGGAGAACTACCTGATCTATGAGAATGAGGTAGTGTATACCAGAGCTCTGTTCCCAGCCAATGCTCCAGTCATCACCAGGGACTCTGAATACAG GCTGACCATCCGTTGCCGCTACCCCCTCAACGACACCATGAAATTGCTAGCTGAAAGGAAGGCTGTCCCTGCCCCCTACTCTAAAAAAAGTCTTGGATCCCTGGAGTTCTATCCTTACAGCTCTGAGCAGAGAG GCCCCAAAGCCAGAGATGTTCTGAATCTGAAGGCCCGTCTAGCAAGAG ATGTGACCTTCTCCCAGTTCTATCGGGAGTTCCCAGTGTCCAAGTCTGGGCTGGAGCCCTTGTTCCTGGAGGTTGTGCTCCTCCACCACCAGAACCTGGCTGACCACCTCATCCTGCGGGACTGCTGGGCCACAGAGACCCCTGAACTGGACGCCACCCCTCAATGGGACCTGGTCACTGACGG CTGCCTGGTCAGTGGCGACTCCTACAAGACCCGGTTCCACCCAGTGTCTGCCAGCGCTCTCACCAAGAGCCCCCACCACCTCAAGAGGCTTGAGGTCCAGGCTCAGTCTGTTGCAAACCATGCCCTGTGGCACCAG ATGTACTTCCACTGTCTAGCTGTGGTTTGTGCTTCTGAGAAGGCAGGTGTCTGCAATGAGACCTGTATCGCTGGAGACAAGAGATCAG CCCGCAGTGTTGAGCTGGCTGACTCTGTCAAAGGCTATATTTCTGCTGGACCAGTCCAAATTGTACCCGAGGGGGAAGTTGCCAGTGTTCAAGCAGCCG GTGCGACTCCTCCTCTGGTCCCCTATATTCCAGTCTTGGGAGTTGCAGTGGGAGTCCTTCTACTTGCTGTTGTAGTGTTTGCTGCCAAAGCTATGAGATGTTGggtttctatttaa